One window from the genome of Jeotgalibaca sp. MA1X17-3 encodes:
- a CDS encoding ABC transporter permease has product MFLAWKEIKHSKTRFALIIGVMLLVSYLVYFLIGLSYGLAQANRTAIDKWEADGIVLTDESNTNIGMSMMTFEEAKKVEGKETALLGQAPNVVRKSGETGEESKINVSFFGINDDEFLMPEVVEGKSFTSNDEVIADITLKEKEGIVLGDVLELAGTDKKVEVVGFTEGAQFSVSPVLYTTISGYQEIRFDAIDESENGRISAVIVRNNGELETVTEKSEDLVAYPIAEYINKIPGYNAQVLTFGLMIGFLVVIAAIVIGIFIYVLTLQKTSLFGVMKAQGISSGYISRSVLAQTFLLAVIGVGIGLVLTILTSLVLPPAVPYSTNIMFIAAITFLLIVFAVLGALFSVRTVVKIDPLEAIG; this is encoded by the coding sequence ATGTTTTTAGCATGGAAAGAAATTAAACATTCAAAAACAAGATTTGCTCTGATTATTGGGGTAATGCTTTTGGTGTCTTATTTAGTTTATTTTTTAATAGGACTATCCTATGGGTTGGCTCAAGCAAACCGAACAGCCATTGATAAATGGGAAGCGGATGGAATTGTTTTGACTGATGAGTCCAATACAAATATTGGGATGTCGATGATGACATTTGAAGAAGCAAAAAAAGTAGAAGGAAAAGAAACGGCGCTACTAGGACAAGCTCCTAACGTCGTACGTAAAAGTGGAGAAACAGGAGAAGAGTCTAAAATTAATGTTTCTTTCTTTGGTATTAATGACGATGAATTTTTAATGCCAGAAGTTGTTGAAGGAAAGTCCTTTACAAGTAATGATGAAGTCATTGCTGACATCACTTTAAAGGAAAAAGAAGGTATTGTTTTAGGCGATGTTTTAGAACTTGCTGGAACAGATAAAAAAGTTGAAGTGGTTGGATTTACAGAAGGGGCACAGTTCAGTGTTTCTCCTGTTTTGTATACCACAATTAGTGGCTATCAAGAAATTCGATTCGATGCAATTGATGAGTCAGAAAATGGACGAATTAGTGCTGTTATCGTAAGAAATAATGGTGAGTTAGAAACGGTAACTGAAAAAAGTGAAGACTTAGTAGCGTATCCAATTGCGGAATATATTAATAAAATACCGGGTTATAATGCTCAAGTACTAACGTTTGGATTAATGATTGGCTTTCTAGTAGTCATTGCTGCGATTGTAATTGGAATATTTATTTACGTTTTAACACTACAAAAGACTAGTCTGTTTGGTGTTATGAAAGCTCAAGGAATTTCTTCTGGCTACATTTCACGATCCGTTCTTGCACAAACATTCTTGTTAGCAGTGATAGGAGTTGGAATTGGTTTGGTTCTAACGATTCTTACTTCTCTTGTGTTACCGCCTGCCGTTCCTTATAGCACGAATATTATGTTTATAGCTGCTATTACATTTTTACTTATTGTATTTGCAGTTCTAGGTGCCTTGTTCTCTGTGAGAACGGTTGTAAAAATTGATCCATTGGAAGCAATTGGATAG
- a CDS encoding ABC transporter ATP-binding protein — MKLIELKNVSRTFGEGHTKVEALKETNFSVEAGEFVAIIGPSGSGKSTLLTIIGGLQQPSKGIVLIKENSFSEEKEKKRAALRFKEIGFILQASNLVPFLSVSDQLRLVNKVQRQKMDVEKTNFLLDELGITKLKSKYPSDLSGGERQRVAIARALYNDPSVILADEPTASLDSEKAFEVVEILARETKDKQKATIMVTHDERLIDRCDKVYEMKDGVLSLRK; from the coding sequence GTGAAGTTAATTGAATTAAAAAATGTTAGCCGAACATTCGGTGAAGGACATACAAAAGTAGAGGCATTAAAAGAAACAAATTTCTCTGTTGAAGCAGGAGAGTTTGTGGCAATTATTGGACCAAGTGGCTCAGGAAAAAGTACGTTGTTGACTATTATTGGAGGTCTCCAACAACCAAGTAAAGGAATTGTTTTAATTAAAGAAAATTCCTTTAGTGAAGAAAAGGAAAAGAAACGTGCAGCGTTACGATTTAAAGAAATTGGGTTTATTTTGCAAGCATCCAATCTCGTTCCCTTTCTTTCTGTTTCGGATCAGTTACGTCTAGTGAATAAAGTACAACGTCAAAAGATGGATGTAGAAAAAACAAATTTTCTACTAGATGAATTGGGGATTACAAAATTAAAAAGTAAATATCCAAGTGATCTTTCTGGAGGAGAACGACAGCGAGTAGCTATTGCACGTGCTCTCTATAACGATCCATCAGTCATCTTAGCAGACGAACCTACTGCAAGTTTAGATTCTGAAAAAGCTTTTGAAGTAGTTGAAATCTTGGCTCGAGAAACGAAGGACAAACAAAAAGCGACCATTATGGTCACTCATGATGAGCGACTCATTGATCGATGTGATAAAGTCTATGAAATGAAAGACGGAGTCCTTTCATTACGAAAATAA
- a CDS encoding phytoene/squalene synthase family protein, giving the protein MRETKQTNLEEDYQYCEKIIKHHSKSFYYAFSKLPKPKAQAIYAVYTFCRLADDTVDTIEVKEEKINQLNHLEEELKRFEKGEPIEKPMWRALRDVFERYQMNIQPFFDQLQGQRMDIDFVAPETLEDLENYSAFVAGSVGLMLLPIIASKTKKDLQHQANSLGVAMQITNILRDVGEDLRDINRIYIPQELLKKENYSIESLRNNEINENFIRIWETLAVRAENLYDQFSDSIHHFDAESRLPVLVSANVYRGILDAVRKKEYDCFSKRQFVTPVEMQKLTLQSKKILKEKNILVNEE; this is encoded by the coding sequence ATGAGAGAGACTAAACAAACCAACTTAGAAGAAGACTACCAATATTGCGAAAAAATTATTAAGCATCATTCAAAAAGTTTTTATTATGCTTTTTCAAAACTACCAAAGCCAAAAGCACAAGCAATTTATGCGGTTTATACATTTTGTCGCTTAGCAGATGATACGGTTGATACAATTGAAGTCAAAGAAGAAAAAATCAATCAGTTGAATCATTTGGAAGAAGAACTCAAACGTTTTGAAAAAGGAGAGCCAATAGAAAAACCGATGTGGCGAGCACTTCGTGATGTTTTTGAACGCTACCAAATGAATATCCAGCCATTTTTTGATCAATTACAAGGTCAACGGATGGATATTGACTTTGTAGCTCCTGAAACTCTGGAAGATTTAGAAAATTATAGTGCTTTTGTAGCAGGGTCAGTAGGCTTAATGCTGCTTCCCATTATTGCTTCGAAAACAAAAAAGGATTTGCAACACCAAGCTAATTCATTAGGAGTAGCGATGCAGATAACCAATATTTTACGTGATGTAGGTGAAGATTTAAGAGATATTAATCGAATTTACATTCCACAAGAACTATTGAAAAAAGAAAACTATTCGATAGAATCTTTGCGTAACAATGAAATAAACGAGAACTTCATTCGAATCTGGGAAACATTAGCTGTTCGTGCTGAGAATTTGTACGATCAATTCAGTGATTCGATCCATCATTTTGATGCAGAAAGTCGACTCCCCGTTTTAGTTTCGGCAAATGTATACAGAGGGATTCTCGATGCGGTTCGTAAAAAGGAATACGATTGTTTTTCAAAAAGACAATTTGTCACTCCTGTTGAAATGCAGAAACTAACTCTACAAAGTAAAAAGATATTGAAAGAAAAAAATATACTAGTAAATGAAGAATGA
- a CDS encoding NAD(P)/FAD-dependent oxidoreductase — MQKRKTVSVVGAGVAGLASAIRLQHAGYEVEIYEKESTPGGKMNVLKKDGYQFDLGPSIVMMPDLYREVFELVGRDPDDYIPMQRLDPMYSAFFNDGKEKFDVSSDLVTMIREIEKISEEDSQGYLAYLDDIYKRFIIAKDHFLQQPFRNKRDFYNPTTLLQGLRLKTFDTAEHSISKYIKDEKLKQMLSFQTLYIGVSPKNGPSLYTIIPMIEILYGIWFIKGGMHTMAKAMERLFLELGGSIHYHSDVQEILIVDQKAKGIAVDGEEIYSDYVMCNADFPYAMKNLVKDVKSKGKYTDKKIDKMKYSCSCFVLYLGMDRKYDEVENLHNFMFSKNLDQNLEQIFNGERLEDPSVYLYVPTKGDASLAPEGKEGLYILVPVSELSIAQYEWNDETIRYYRDKVFENLKNLPGMENIEQEVVTEAYTTPLDWESKFNAYNGATFGLQPILTQSNHMRPQSKATHCENLYFTGSSTHPGAGVPIVLLSAKIATDELQLDDKDK, encoded by the coding sequence ATGCAGAAAAGAAAAACGGTTAGTGTAGTAGGTGCAGGCGTAGCAGGTCTTGCAAGTGCAATTCGCTTGCAACATGCGGGTTATGAAGTAGAAATTTATGAAAAAGAGTCTACACCTGGTGGGAAAATGAATGTATTAAAAAAAGATGGTTATCAGTTTGACTTAGGACCAAGTATTGTTATGATGCCAGATTTATATCGTGAAGTATTCGAATTAGTTGGTAGAGATCCTGATGATTACATTCCTATGCAACGTTTAGACCCTATGTATAGTGCCTTTTTTAATGATGGAAAAGAGAAATTTGATGTTTCATCTGACTTAGTAACGATGATTCGAGAAATTGAAAAAATAAGTGAAGAAGACTCACAGGGATATTTAGCTTATTTAGATGATATTTATAAGCGCTTTATTATTGCGAAAGACCATTTCTTACAACAACCTTTCAGAAATAAAAGAGATTTTTATAATCCAACTACTCTATTACAAGGGCTAAGATTAAAGACCTTTGATACTGCGGAACATTCTATTTCTAAATATATTAAAGATGAAAAATTAAAACAGATGTTAAGTTTCCAGACCCTTTATATTGGAGTATCTCCTAAAAATGGACCCTCATTATATACAATTATTCCCATGATTGAAATATTGTATGGAATTTGGTTTATCAAAGGCGGAATGCATACAATGGCGAAAGCAATGGAGCGTTTATTTTTGGAATTGGGAGGATCGATTCACTATCATTCTGATGTACAAGAAATTCTGATTGTTGACCAAAAAGCCAAAGGAATTGCAGTCGATGGAGAAGAAATATATTCTGATTATGTAATGTGTAATGCGGATTTCCCATATGCAATGAAGAATTTAGTGAAAGATGTAAAATCTAAAGGGAAATATACAGATAAGAAAATTGATAAGATGAAATATTCTTGTTCTTGTTTTGTTTTATATTTAGGAATGGACCGAAAGTATGATGAAGTTGAAAATCTGCATAACTTTATGTTCTCCAAAAATCTCGATCAAAATCTAGAACAAATTTTTAATGGGGAACGATTAGAGGATCCATCGGTTTATCTCTACGTCCCAACCAAAGGCGATGCTTCCTTAGCTCCAGAAGGAAAAGAAGGACTTTATATTCTAGTTCCAGTTTCAGAACTCTCAATCGCTCAGTATGAATGGAATGATGAAACCATTCGTTATTATCGTGATAAAGTTTTTGAGAATTTAAAAAATCTTCCTGGAATGGAAAATATTGAACAAGAAGTTGTCACAGAAGCTTATACAACACCACTAGATTGGGAATCTAAATTCAATGCTTATAATGGGGCAACGTTCGGCTTGCAACCAATTCTTACTCAATCCAATCATATGCGTCCTCAAAGTAAGGCGACTCACTGTGAGAATCTATACTTTACAGGAAGTAGTACTCATCCAGGCGCAGGTGTTCCTATTGTGTTGTTGTCAGCGAAAATCGCTACTGATGAATTGCAATTAGACGATAAAGATAAATAA
- a CDS encoding MarR family winged helix-turn-helix transcriptional regulator — translation MDEKIFDRMLEDQLCFEVYRAANGFSKMYGRALSPYKLTFPQYLVLLALWDENFVNAKSIQQRLGISIGTLNPILTKLEAQNWINKETSQSDKRASVMSLTKKANDKKQDISHNILKEVVQCNLDGINEKELLQYLKNLNQEFTKLDEKNKKIKNNSQAE, via the coding sequence ATGGATGAAAAAATATTTGATCGAATGTTAGAAGATCAACTCTGTTTTGAAGTATATCGAGCAGCAAATGGCTTTTCCAAAATGTATGGAAGAGCTCTATCACCTTATAAACTAACTTTTCCACAATATCTTGTTCTGCTAGCATTATGGGATGAAAATTTTGTGAATGCAAAGTCGATTCAACAACGATTAGGAATATCAATCGGTACATTAAATCCAATATTGACTAAATTAGAAGCACAAAATTGGATAAATAAAGAAACTTCTCAAAGTGATAAACGTGCCTCTGTGATGTCATTAACAAAAAAAGCAAATGATAAAAAGCAGGATATTTCTCACAACATATTGAAAGAAGTAGTACAATGTAACTTAGATGGTATTAATGAAAAAGAACTCCTACAGTATTTGAAAAACTTAAATCAAGAATTCACAAAGTTAGATGAGAAAAATAAAAAAATAAAAAATAATTCTCAAGCAGAATGA
- the srtB gene encoding class B sortase, protein MKEQKKEVLIPTKIERESFTLKNISGQKIESPPFSSTNFEMDEKNLSATAIKEMTFKKNPSSEYYEINSDYMGWLTIGNTVIDYPVVRGRDNEYYLHHNFYGEEDILGAIFMDYRNIGMGLDQHTVIYGHYTQYGQMFRELEKYLNEEFLLANQEFTFNNSYTNKTYKVFSVNVAPANTDFLQTSFKADEEYRELLTTLQDASIFSLDVPVSVDEKILTLVSCEFSVDDGRLLVHAVEIEE, encoded by the coding sequence ATGAAAGAACAGAAAAAGGAAGTGCTCATTCCTACGAAAATAGAACGAGAAAGTTTTACCCTTAAAAATATATCAGGTCAAAAAATAGAATCTCCTCCATTTAGTTCCACAAACTTTGAGATGGATGAAAAGAATTTGTCTGCCACAGCGATCAAGGAAATGACATTTAAAAAGAATCCCTCATCTGAATACTATGAAATAAACTCTGATTATATGGGATGGCTAACCATAGGAAATACCGTCATTGATTATCCTGTTGTTCGAGGAAGAGATAATGAGTATTACCTTCATCATAATTTTTATGGGGAAGAAGATATCTTAGGTGCGATTTTTATGGACTACAGGAACATTGGTATGGGGCTGGATCAACATACAGTTATCTATGGCCATTACACTCAGTATGGTCAGATGTTTAGAGAATTAGAAAAATATCTCAATGAAGAATTTCTTTTAGCCAATCAAGAATTTACTTTTAATAATTCGTATACAAATAAAACGTATAAAGTATTCTCTGTTAATGTTGCACCAGCAAATACAGATTTCCTTCAAACCTCCTTTAAGGCAGATGAAGAATATCGAGAGCTGCTAACAACGCTTCAAGATGCTTCTATTTTTTCTTTAGATGTACCTGTATCCGTAGATGAAAAGATTTTAACTCTTGTTAGCTGTGAATTCTCAGTAGATGATGGCAGACTTTTGGTTCATGCAGTTGAAATAGAAGAATAA
- a CDS encoding fasciclin domain-containing protein encodes MEKLKTFLTGIFSLVTLLFLTFNIASMASAADTDPTDDIVGVAMGNEDFSILVSALQKAELVDTLKGDGPFTVFAPTNAVFEKLLTALDITAEELLAQPDLAKVLTYHVVAGKVMAADLTDGMTAATVNGQEVTFDLSGDPMVNDATIITTDVAATNGVVHVIDTILVPDDFKLQAVEMGMDDVAETGIESSMALLIGVLVTAAGLLYVVFQKKTA; translated from the coding sequence ATGGAAAAGTTGAAAACATTTTTAACCGGTATTTTTTCTCTTGTCACATTGCTCTTTCTCACTTTCAATATTGCTTCTATGGCCAGTGCTGCTGATACAGATCCAACAGATGATATTGTAGGTGTTGCTATGGGGAATGAAGATTTTAGCATTCTTGTATCCGCCCTTCAAAAGGCAGAATTAGTTGATACTCTTAAGGGAGATGGACCATTTACAGTGTTCGCTCCTACAAATGCTGTTTTTGAAAAACTTCTAACCGCTTTAGATATTACTGCAGAAGAATTACTTGCTCAACCAGATTTAGCGAAAGTACTTACTTATCATGTTGTAGCTGGAAAAGTAATGGCTGCTGATTTAACAGATGGCATGACTGCTGCTACAGTAAACGGACAAGAAGTTACTTTTGACCTTTCAGGTGATCCAATGGTTAATGATGCAACGATTATTACTACTGATGTAGCTGCTACCAATGGCGTGGTTCATGTGATTGATACAATTCTTGTTCCAGACGATTTCAAATTACAAGCTGTCGAAATGGGTATGGATGATGTTGCAGAAACAGGAATTGAAAGCTCTATGGCTTTACTTATTGGAGTTCTTGTTACAGCTGCTGGACTTCTTTATGTAGTATTCCAAAAGAAAACAGCATAA
- a CDS encoding glycosyltransferase family 2 protein — translation MFGWMLIGCVCAIMAGFFMYWRNPVPHDKQTEINESLRVSLIVPARNEEKNLPILLKSAHMQRFSFYEVIVADDGSEDETANIARTYGAQVVPVKKEGDWTGKTAANWQGANHASGDLLIFMDADTWFANSEVVGKLVAAYKEQGNKGILSIQPYHHIQKNYENSSVIFNIITMAGMNAFSILGNKLSEAGVFGPFLLCQKEEYIQMGGQDVVQEALIEGFALGKIYKEKNLPIQLYSGKNLVHFRMYPEGISQLIEGWSKHFATGSQSTHLFIWFLIGIWIFGAFLAPSFVGLALFLGMPVWIFTSIVCYLLYFLQISILARRTGNFSFGALFFYPLLFIFFLFVFIRSWIATHIFHTVTWKGRKIKL, via the coding sequence ATGTTTGGATGGATGCTAATCGGTTGTGTTTGTGCAATCATGGCTGGGTTCTTCATGTACTGGAGAAACCCTGTGCCTCATGATAAGCAAACAGAAATAAATGAATCCTTACGAGTGTCGTTGATTGTACCTGCTAGAAATGAAGAAAAAAATTTACCTATTCTCTTAAAGAGTGCACACATGCAACGCTTTTCCTTTTATGAAGTGATTGTTGCAGATGATGGCTCTGAGGATGAGACAGCAAACATAGCCCGTACATATGGAGCGCAAGTCGTACCAGTAAAAAAAGAAGGCGATTGGACTGGGAAGACAGCCGCAAACTGGCAAGGAGCCAACCATGCATCAGGTGATTTATTAATCTTTATGGATGCTGATACATGGTTTGCAAATTCAGAAGTTGTAGGGAAATTAGTTGCTGCTTATAAAGAGCAAGGAAATAAAGGGATCCTATCCATTCAACCCTATCATCACATTCAAAAAAATTATGAAAATAGTTCAGTTATATTTAATATCATTACGATGGCTGGGATGAATGCTTTTTCTATTTTAGGAAACAAATTATCTGAAGCAGGTGTTTTCGGCCCTTTTTTATTGTGTCAGAAAGAAGAGTACATTCAAATGGGTGGACAAGATGTTGTTCAAGAAGCATTAATTGAAGGTTTTGCACTAGGGAAAATATATAAAGAAAAAAACTTGCCAATCCAGTTATATAGTGGCAAAAACTTAGTCCATTTTCGAATGTATCCAGAAGGGATTTCCCAATTGATAGAAGGATGGTCCAAACACTTTGCGACGGGATCTCAAAGTACGCATCTTTTCATTTGGTTTTTAATCGGAATTTGGATTTTTGGTGCATTTCTTGCACCTTCTTTTGTAGGTCTTGCCTTATTTTTAGGAATGCCTGTATGGATTTTTACATCGATTGTTTGCTACCTCCTTTATTTTTTGCAAATTTCTATTTTAGCTCGACGAACAGGTAATTTTTCTTTTGGAGCTCTCTTTTTCTATCCACTTTTATTTATTTTCTTTTTATTTGTTTTTATCCGTTCCTGGATTGCTACTCATATTTTCCATACCGTCACATGGAAAGGACGAAAAATTAAATTATAG
- a CDS encoding glycosyl-4,4'-diaponeurosporenoate acyltransferase, whose amino-acid sequence MQLVYLSPFWMVLLDIFTWFCFHMGISIAILKVPDHFFETHKSWFRTWKWEQNGMIWQKIFHIQSWKHYLPDGSIFLKKAYNKSSMVDAYLPTLNKFLLEMRRAEMTHWLSMIPAIFFFFWNPPWAGWIMIVYAVLMNAPFIIVQRYNRPRLERVYRRKQEREERLKYIE is encoded by the coding sequence ATGCAACTTGTATATTTGTCACCTTTCTGGATGGTCTTATTAGATATTTTCACATGGTTTTGTTTCCATATGGGGATTTCGATTGCGATATTGAAAGTTCCAGATCATTTCTTTGAAACGCACAAAAGCTGGTTTCGCACTTGGAAATGGGAACAAAATGGAATGATTTGGCAAAAGATATTTCATATTCAATCATGGAAGCATTATTTGCCAGATGGAAGTATCTTTTTAAAAAAAGCATACAATAAATCAAGTATGGTTGATGCCTATCTTCCTACTTTGAATAAATTCTTGTTGGAGATGCGCCGTGCAGAAATGACTCACTGGCTATCTATGATTCCCGCAATCTTTTTCTTCTTTTGGAATCCACCTTGGGCAGGTTGGATCATGATTGTCTATGCAGTGTTGATGAATGCACCATTTATCATTGTGCAACGCTATAATCGACCTCGATTGGAAAGAGTTTATAGAAGAAAACAAGAACGAGAAGAAAGATTGAAATATATAGAGTAA
- a CDS encoding NAD(P)/FAD-dependent oxidoreductase, translated as MQDQKSVVVIGGGLGGLSAAISLAQKGFSVSLYEKNNHLGGKLNRLEQDGFGFDLGPSILTMPHIFQKLFTDSNKKMEDYVTIERLDLEWRSFFPDDTVIDLYGDLEKMEKENPSLTKKDMAEYRDFLDYAGKLYDITEKGYFAEGLDNLKQVLKHHGIWETSTGFDYFSTLHEGIAKRVHDPHFNEMLDYFIKYVGSSAYDAPAILNMMSYMQHQQGVWYVPGGMHLLAEGLVKLAEEIGVTFHLGHEVVKLNKDENKMITSAEMDNGSIVEADYFVSNMEVIPAYTRLLEEDQKEMDALEKKFEPASSGLVIHLGVDTTYPQLAHHNFFFSNHSEKNFDQIFHKKQLPDDPTIYLVNVNKTDSDQALPGHENIKILPHIPYIQDDPFTEEDYLALQERVYEKLEKMGLTDLRKHIVTENVWRPEDIQETYYSNRGAIYGTVSDRKKNQGFKHPKHSEKYHNLYFVGGTVNPGGGMPMVTLSGQQVGDMLGAKEKILTEFL; from the coding sequence ATGCAAGATCAAAAATCGGTTGTTGTAATTGGTGGAGGATTAGGTGGGCTTTCTGCAGCAATATCATTAGCACAAAAAGGTTTTTCTGTTTCTCTATATGAAAAAAATAATCATTTAGGTGGAAAATTAAATCGTTTGGAGCAAGATGGGTTTGGATTTGATTTAGGCCCCTCCATTTTAACGATGCCACATATCTTTCAAAAATTATTTACAGATAGTAATAAAAAGATGGAAGATTATGTAACGATTGAGCGTCTAGATTTAGAATGGCGCTCTTTTTTTCCAGATGATACAGTGATTGATTTATATGGTGATTTAGAAAAAATGGAAAAGGAAAATCCATCGCTTACTAAAAAAGATATGGCTGAATATCGTGATTTTTTAGATTATGCTGGAAAATTATATGATATTACGGAGAAAGGCTACTTTGCAGAAGGCCTTGATAACTTGAAACAAGTATTAAAGCATCATGGTATCTGGGAAACTAGTACCGGATTTGATTACTTTTCAACTCTACATGAAGGGATAGCAAAACGTGTTCACGATCCACATTTTAATGAAATGTTAGATTATTTCATAAAATATGTAGGCTCCTCTGCTTATGATGCGCCAGCTATTTTGAATATGATGAGTTATATGCAACATCAACAAGGTGTTTGGTATGTTCCAGGTGGAATGCATCTCTTAGCAGAAGGATTAGTGAAACTAGCTGAAGAAATAGGAGTCACGTTTCATTTGGGGCATGAAGTTGTAAAGTTAAATAAAGATGAAAATAAAATGATTACTTCTGCTGAGATGGACAATGGTTCTATCGTAGAAGCTGATTATTTTGTGAGTAACATGGAAGTCATCCCTGCGTATACTCGTCTTCTGGAAGAAGATCAAAAAGAAATGGATGCCTTAGAGAAAAAATTTGAACCAGCAAGTTCTGGTTTGGTGATTCATTTAGGAGTGGATACTACTTATCCGCAACTTGCTCATCATAACTTCTTCTTCTCGAATCATTCTGAAAAGAATTTCGATCAAATTTTCCATAAAAAACAATTACCAGACGATCCCACTATTTACCTGGTAAATGTAAATAAAACGGATTCTGATCAAGCACTTCCAGGCCATGAGAATATTAAAATTTTACCGCACATCCCTTATATCCAAGACGATCCTTTTACGGAAGAAGATTATCTTGCTCTGCAAGAAAGAGTCTATGAAAAATTAGAAAAAATGGGATTGACTGATTTACGGAAGCATATCGTGACAGAAAATGTTTGGAGACCAGAAGATATCCAAGAAACATACTACTCTAACAGAGGTGCTATTTATGGTACCGTTTCTGATCGTAAAAAGAATCAAGGATTTAAGCATCCCAAACACAGTGAGAAATACCATAATTTATATTTTGTTGGTGGAACGGTTAACCCAGGTGGAGGAATGCCAATGGTAACGTTAAGCGGCCAGCAAGTAGGAGATATGTTAGGTGCCAAAGAAAAAATTCTGACTGAGTTTTTATAA
- a CDS encoding deoxyribodipyrimidine photo-lyase: MIKDPIFSKDEEQFNDFLAKQIPIEDLQIGTKAAHQRLDEFIKHDLSNYKVARDYPVKNSTSHLSKYLRTGEISIRTVFDQVNRSENSAGKETFIKELAWRDFYNMIYATHPDQKNSSINPSFRQLEWENDEEFFKKWKEGKTGFPIVDAAMRQLKETGWMHNRLRMITASFLTKDLLIDWKWGEQYFQEMLIDYDPSNNIGGWQWAASTGTDSVPYFRIFNPTTQSEKYDKSGEFIKYYVPELKNIDGEKIHEPSKLSKEEQNKFGVIIGKDYPEPIVSHKERRKIAIKVFEQAKDHNG; encoded by the coding sequence TTGATTAAAGATCCCATTTTTTCAAAGGATGAAGAACAATTTAATGACTTTCTTGCCAAGCAAATCCCCATTGAAGATTTACAAATAGGCACGAAAGCAGCACATCAGCGCCTAGATGAGTTTATTAAACATGATTTAAGTAATTACAAGGTGGCTCGAGATTATCCGGTAAAAAATTCAACTAGCCATTTATCCAAATACCTAAGAACCGGTGAAATCTCTATTCGGACTGTTTTTGATCAAGTAAATCGTTCTGAAAATTCTGCGGGAAAAGAAACATTTATCAAAGAACTAGCTTGGAGAGACTTTTATAATATGATTTATGCTACTCATCCGGATCAAAAAAATAGTTCTATTAACCCATCCTTTCGTCAACTGGAGTGGGAGAATGATGAGGAATTCTTCAAAAAATGGAAAGAAGGAAAGACAGGTTTTCCAATAGTGGATGCAGCAATGCGTCAATTAAAAGAAACTGGCTGGATGCATAATCGATTGCGTATGATAACCGCTTCTTTTTTAACGAAAGATTTATTAATTGACTGGAAATGGGGAGAACAATATTTTCAAGAAATGCTCATTGATTATGATCCTTCTAATAATATAGGTGGGTGGCAATGGGCTGCTTCAACTGGAACAGATAGTGTTCCTTATTTTAGAATATTTAACCCAACCACACAGTCAGAGAAGTATGATAAAAGCGGAGAATTCATAAAATACTATGTTCCAGAGCTTAAAAATATTGATGGCGAAAAAATACATGAACCTTCAAAACTTTCAAAGGAAGAGCAAAATAAATTTGGAGTAATCATCGGAAAAGATTATCCAGAGCCGATTGTTTCCCATAAAGAAAGACGGAAAATAGCTATTAAAGTATTTGAACAAGCTAAAGATCATAATGGTTAG
- a CDS encoding deoxyribodipyrimidine photo-lyase → MWFRRDLRIEDNVALKHALEESNSLLLLFHVNPEQFLGEQSMNQASFFKSVEFFRDEIKRKHATLHILYGDLEECFLKIKKEFPHWSDIYINRDETGYGLERDKIASTLFKKLDVKPHGYHDHYLHSAREIKTNSGSYYQVFTPYFTKWKELQSPDVVEVGFDEKS, encoded by the coding sequence ATGTGGTTTAGAAGAGACTTGAGGATAGAAGACAATGTAGCACTCAAACATGCTTTGGAAGAATCAAACTCGTTACTCCTATTGTTTCATGTAAATCCCGAGCAGTTTTTGGGTGAGCAATCAATGAACCAAGCTTCTTTTTTTAAAAGTGTAGAATTTTTTCGCGATGAAATTAAAAGAAAACATGCTACTTTACATATCCTATATGGTGATCTTGAAGAATGTTTCTTAAAAATTAAAAAAGAGTTTCCTCATTGGTCAGATATTTATATAAATAGAGATGAAACTGGTTATGGTCTCGAGCGGGATAAAATTGCTAGTACATTATTCAAAAAATTAGATGTGAAGCCTCATGGTTATCACGATCATTACCTTCACTCAGCTCGAGAAATAAAAACTAATTCTGGAAGCTATTATCAAGTGTTTACACCTTATTTTACTAAATGGAAGGAATTACAAAGTCCTGATGTAGTTGAAGTAGGTTTTGATGAAAAAAGTTGA